A DNA window from Centroberyx gerrardi isolate f3 chromosome 5, fCenGer3.hap1.cur.20231027, whole genome shotgun sequence contains the following coding sequences:
- the LOC139929715 gene encoding inhibin beta B chain: MEKDAEERLMIEIAKQQILDKLHLKERPNITQTVPRVALLTALRKLHSGRVRQDGTLELDNNIPTKDQGYEIVSFADIDDNGDGPSLSLTFQFLQERGQSIQVLQSSLWIYARSSEDPHRDSRLPARVFLSADGGVSGSNRTLVIEKMLEVQESNWHTIPITRTLQAFLDGGQHRLRLEVSCDEDGKNLCSLDSPADAANQPFLVAQVRLRDDRSKHVLRKRSLRCGDDVTVCCKRDFYIKFKDIQWQDWIIAPEGYHMNYCMGQCPQHLSGSPGIASSFHASVFSLLKVNGINTAVSSCCVPTERRPLSMVYFNSQHSIVKTDVPDMIVESCGCT; encoded by the exons ATGGAGAAGGACGCCGAGGAAAGGCTGATGATAGAAATTGCAAAGCAACAAATCTTGGACAAGTTACACCTGAAAGAGAGACCAAACATCACTCAGACCGTGCCTCGCGTGGCGCTCCTCACTGCGCTGCGCAAACTGCACTCAGGACGCGTCAGGCAGGATGGCACTCTTGAACTAGACAACAATATACCAACCAAAGACCAAGGATATGAAATAGTGAGCTTTGCAGATATAG ATGACAATGGTGATGGACCAAGCCTCAGCCTCACCTTCCAGTTCCTGCAGGAGCGCGGCCAGAGTATCCAGGTGCTCCAGTCCTCTCTGTGGATCTACGCCCGCTCCTCTGAGGACCCTCACCGGGACTCCCGCCTCCCCGCCCGGGTCTTCCTCTCCGCAGACGGTGGGGTTTCAGGCTCTAACCGCACCCTGGTGATAGAGAAGATGCTGGAGGTGCAGGAGAGTAACTGGCACACCATCCCCATCACCCGCACCCTGCAGGCCTTCCTGGACGGAGGCCAGCACCGGCTGCGGCTGGAGGTGAGCTGTGACGAGGATGGGAAGAACCTTTGTTCCCTTGACAGCCCCGCCGACGCCGCCAACCAGCCCTTCCTGGTGGCCCAGGTGCGTCTCCGTGACGACCGCTCCAAACACGTACTCAGGAAGCGCTCACTGcgctgtggtgatgatgtaacCGTGTGCTGCAAGAGGGACTTCTACATCAAGTTCAAGGATATCCAGTGGCAGGACTGGATCATCGCTCCCGAGGGTTACCATATGAACTACTGCATGGGCCAGTGCCCCCAGCACCTGTCTGGCTCCCCGGGCATCGCCTCCTCATTCCACGCCAGCGTCTTCAGCCTGCTGAAAGTCAATGGCATTAACACGGCCGTATCGTCGTGCTGCGTTCCCACCGAGCGCCGGCCCCTTTCCATGGTGTACTTCAACTCACAGCACAGCATTGTCAAAACAGACGTCCCTGACATGATAGTGGAGTCCTGCGGATGCACataa